The Pseudomonas saponiphila DNA segment TTGGACGACATGCTGGGCCTCCTTGCTCAGATACTTGTAGATGGTGGTTCTGCTGACTTTGAACCTGGCGGCCACGTCGCTGACGGTCGTCAAGGGGTCGGCCAACAGGATCTTGATATCGCGGATCTCCTTCGCCCCGAGCGTCGGTTTACGGCCCCCTTTTCGCCCGCGTGCGCGTGCTGCATCCAGGCCGGCCATGGTGCGTTCGCGGTTCAGCTCGCGCTCGTACTCCGCCAGGGTGGCCAATAAGTTCAACTGCAAACGCCCGCCTGCCGTGCTGGTGTCGATGTGTTCTTTGAGCGATTCAAAGC contains these protein-coding regions:
- a CDS encoding recombinase family protein — protein: MRNSKDTSTLDILTGGLRIGYARTSKQDQNLDLQRDALIAAGCTRIYEEQISGAKTNRPELEQMLKALRPGDTVVVWQLSRFGRSLSHLLQLMAQLEAMQVRFESLKEHIDTSTAGGRLQLNLLATLAEYERELNRERTMAGLDAARARGRKGGRKPTLGAKEIRDIKILLADPLTTVSDVAARFKVSRTTIYKYLSKEAQHVVQ